A genomic window from Emys orbicularis isolate rEmyOrb1 chromosome 8, rEmyOrb1.hap1, whole genome shotgun sequence includes:
- the F12 gene encoding coagulation factor XII — MMSLLLLLVLLLSPGATVPDRHAKPPPRMKGQVTAAASGEPCHFPFRYKRKMQYSCLRGGPHGRRSWCATTENYDRDHKWTLCGEDKRVTDPCKPNPCENGGACKSSQDGYHCVCPARFHGRHCQKESCFEERLPAYFLEGEKWPRYRPPGVEECHCAGGKTVCRPAHGKACPTNPCLNGGHCMEVKRERVCSCQSGYVGLFCDIDRRQACYTGSGLLYRGMAHNTLSGAQCLPWDSDLLSHEFSTRSLRDALSLGLGGHAFCRNPDNDSRPWCYTLREEQLSWEFCSVPPCELHAAGAVDTAEAGGRPEAKPTTTSPSNSSAQSCGQRYKKSPSLRSRVVGGMLALPGSHPYLAALSLGEHFCGGTLIASCWVLTAAHCLRHRPSVSHISVRLGQTHYNRSTQGSAELRVQDYVLHENYSQATQSHDIALVHLKANATGRCAEFSHSISPACLPSALEPLNASRPCELAGWGHLYEGAEELSESLQEAVLPVIPHEQCRSPELHGARITADMLCAGYLEGGTDACQGDSGGPLVCEEQGRATLRGIVSWGVGCGEQDKPGVYTNVARYLDWIQGHTG; from the exons ATGatgtccctgctgctgctgctggttctgCTGCTCAGCCCGGGGGCAACCGTCCCG GACCGGCATGCCAAGCCCCCGCCGAGGATGAAGGGCCAGG TGACGGCAGCAGCCAGTGGGGAGCCCTGCCACTTTCCCTTCCGCTACAAGCGCAAGATGCAATATTCCTGCCTCCGGGGCGGCCCGCATGGCCGCCGGTCCTG GTGCGCCACCACCGAGAACTACGACCGGGACCACAAGTGGACTCTCTGTGGGGAGGACAAGAGAGTGACAG ATCCCTGCAAGCCGAACCCCTGTGAGAACGGGGGTGCCTGCAAGAGCAGCCAGGATGGCTACCACTGTGTGTGCCCTGCCCGCTTCCATGGCAGGCACTGCCAGAAAG AGAGCTGTTTTGAAGAGCGGCTGCCGGCGTATTTCCTTGAGGGAGAGAAGTGGCCGAGGTACCGGCCCCCCGGCGTGGAGGAGTGCCACTGTGCCGGCGGGAAGACTGTCTGCCGGCCAGCCCATGGCAAGG CTTGTCCCACAAACCCCTGTCTGAACGGAGGGCACTGCATGGAAGTGAAGCGGGAGAGGGTCTGCAGCTGCCAGAGCGGCTACGTTGGGCTGTTCTGTGACATAG ACCGGAGGCAGGCCTGTTACACCGGGAGCGGGCTCCTGTACAGGGGCATGGCCCACAACACCCTCTCGGGGGCACAGTGCCTGCCCTGGGACTCTGACCTGCTGTCCCACGAGTTCTCCACCCGCTCCTTGCGCGACGCACTCAGCCTGGGCTTGGGCGGCCACGCCTTCTGCAG GAACCCCGATAACGACAGCCGGCCCTGGTGCTACACGCTGAGGGAGGAGCAGCTCAGCTGGGAGTTCTGCAGCGTCCCCCCATGCGAGCTGCACGCAGCGG GTGCTGTGGACACAGCGGAAGCAGGGGGCCGGCCGGAGGCCAAGCCCACGACCACAAGCCCCAGCAACAGCTCTGCTCAGAGCTGTGGGCAGCGGTACAAGAAGAGCCCGTCCCTGCGGAGCCGGGTTGTTGGCGGCATGCTGGCGCTGCCTGGCTCCCATCCCTACCTGGCAGCCCTCTCCCTGGGGGAGCACTTCTGCGGGGGGACCCTCATTGCCTCCTGCTGGGTGCTGACAGCTGCGCACTGTCTGCGGCACAG GCCAAGCGTCTCCCACATCTCTGTCAGGCTGGGGCAGACCCACTATAACAGGAGCACACAGGGCTCCGCCGAGCTCCGTGTGCAGGACTACGTGCTCCATGAGAACTACTCCCAGGCCACCCAGAGCCACGACATCG CGTTGGTGCATTTGAAGGCAAATGCCACAGGCCGCTGTGCTGAGTTCTCCCACTCCATCTCGCCCGCCTGCCTGCCCAGCGCCTTGGAGCCTCTCAATGCCAGCAGGCCCTGCGAGCTCGCCGGCTGGGGGCACCTGTACGAAG GGGCTGAGGAGCTCTCTGAGTCCCTGCAGGAAGCTGTGCTCCCCGTTATCCCTCACGAGCAGTGCCGTTCCCCCGAGCTGCACGGGGCCAGGATCACCGCAGACATGCTGTGTGCCGGCTACCTGGAGGGGGGCACCGACGCCTGCCAG GGAGACTCTGGTGGGCCGTTGGTGTGTGAGGAGCAGGGCCGGGCCACGCTGCGCGGGATCGTCAGCTGGGGCGTGGGATGCGGAGAGCAGGACAAGCCCGGCGTCTACACCAACGTGGCCCGCTACCTTGACTGGATACAGGGCCACACGGGCTAG